In Podarcis muralis chromosome 14, rPodMur119.hap1.1, whole genome shotgun sequence, one genomic interval encodes:
- the DECR2 gene encoding peroxisomal 2,4-dienoyl-CoA reductase [(3E)-enoyl-CoA-producing] isoform X3, translated as MSQLGFACQPPPDVDTDDCLPEYSYLFSPDILKGKVAFITGGSSGIGFRTAEILMRHGCHTIIASRNLQRLTEAAKKLSAATGQRCLPLTLDVRQPQMIMAAVDEALKEFERIDILVNNAAGNFLCPASALSFNAYKTVIEIDTLGTFNVSKVLYEKCLRDHGGVIVNISATLSYRGQALQVHAGTAKAAIDSMTKHLAVEWGPNGIRVNSLAPGPISGTEGHRRLVQPHPEAQNLFRNIPLQRVGNKTEIAHSVLYLASPLASYVSGTTLVVDGGAWMTSENNFPALLGVWATELKKEK; from the exons ATGTCCCAGCTAGGCTTTGCTTGCCAGCCTCCTCCTGATGTTGACACTGATGACTGTCTTCCGGAATACTCCTACCTCTTCAGTCCAGACATTCTCAA gggCAAAGTTGCATTCATCACTGGCGGCAGCTCCGGCATTGGATTCCGCACAGCTGAGATTCTGATGAG GCATGGCTGTCATACTATCATTGCCAGCAGGAACCTTCAGAGGCTAACAGAG gCTGCCAAGAAACTGTCAGCGGCCACTGGCCAGCGATGCCTGCCCCTCACTCTGGATGTCAGGCAGCCACAGATGATCATGGCAGCCGTGGATGAGGCTCTCAAGGAATTTGAGAGGATTGATATCCTTGTCAACA atgctgctggaaaCTTCCTGTGCCCAGCCAGTGCTCTGTCCTTCAATGCCTACAAAACCGTGATTGAGATCGACACCTTGGGAACATTCAACGTCTCCAAAGTGCTGTATGAGAAGTGTCTCCGT GACCATGGCGGAGTCATTGTCAATATCTCGGCAACCCTGAGCTACAGAGGTCAGGCTCTCCAGGTGCATGCGGGGACAGCTAAGGCAGCCATAG ATTCAATGACAAAACATCTGGCTGTGGAATGGGGTCCTAATGGAATCAGAGTGAATAGCTTGGCGCCAGGTCCTATTTCGGGTACAGAGGGTCACCGCCGCTTAG TTCAGCCTCACCCGGAAGCACAAAACCTCTTTCGGAATATCCCCCTCCAGCGGGTGGGGAACAAGACAGAGATTGCCCATAGCGTCCTGTACCTGGCCAGCCCCCTCGCCTCGTACGTGAGCGGCACAACCCTGGTGGTGGACGGCGGGGCCTGGATGACCTCCGAGAACAACTTCCCCGCACTGTTGG GCGTCTGGGCTACAGaattaaagaaagagaaatga
- the DECR2 gene encoding peroxisomal 2,4-dienoyl-CoA reductase [(3E)-enoyl-CoA-producing] isoform X1, whose amino-acid sequence MLCGTVLEVMSQLGFACQPPPDVDTDDCLPEYSYLFSPDILKGKVAFITGGSSGIGFRTAEILMRHGCHTIIASRNLQRLTEAAKKLSAATGQRCLPLTLDVRQPQMIMAAVDEALKEFERIDILVNNAAGNFLCPASALSFNAYKTVIEIDTLGTFNVSKVLYEKCLRDHGGVIVNISATLSYRGQALQVHAGTAKAAIDSMTKHLAVEWGPNGIRVNSLAPGPISGTEGHRRLVQPHPEAQNLFRNIPLQRVGNKTEIAHSVLYLASPLASYVSGTTLVVDGGAWMTSENNFPALLGVWATELKKEK is encoded by the exons atgctttgcgg AACTGTCTTGGAAGTCATGTCCCAGCTAGGCTTTGCTTGCCAGCCTCCTCCTGATGTTGACACTGATGACTGTCTTCCGGAATACTCCTACCTCTTCAGTCCAGACATTCTCAA gggCAAAGTTGCATTCATCACTGGCGGCAGCTCCGGCATTGGATTCCGCACAGCTGAGATTCTGATGAG GCATGGCTGTCATACTATCATTGCCAGCAGGAACCTTCAGAGGCTAACAGAG gCTGCCAAGAAACTGTCAGCGGCCACTGGCCAGCGATGCCTGCCCCTCACTCTGGATGTCAGGCAGCCACAGATGATCATGGCAGCCGTGGATGAGGCTCTCAAGGAATTTGAGAGGATTGATATCCTTGTCAACA atgctgctggaaaCTTCCTGTGCCCAGCCAGTGCTCTGTCCTTCAATGCCTACAAAACCGTGATTGAGATCGACACCTTGGGAACATTCAACGTCTCCAAAGTGCTGTATGAGAAGTGTCTCCGT GACCATGGCGGAGTCATTGTCAATATCTCGGCAACCCTGAGCTACAGAGGTCAGGCTCTCCAGGTGCATGCGGGGACAGCTAAGGCAGCCATAG ATTCAATGACAAAACATCTGGCTGTGGAATGGGGTCCTAATGGAATCAGAGTGAATAGCTTGGCGCCAGGTCCTATTTCGGGTACAGAGGGTCACCGCCGCTTAG TTCAGCCTCACCCGGAAGCACAAAACCTCTTTCGGAATATCCCCCTCCAGCGGGTGGGGAACAAGACAGAGATTGCCCATAGCGTCCTGTACCTGGCCAGCCCCCTCGCCTCGTACGTGAGCGGCACAACCCTGGTGGTGGACGGCGGGGCCTGGATGACCTCCGAGAACAACTTCCCCGCACTGTTGG GCGTCTGGGCTACAGaattaaagaaagagaaatga
- the DECR2 gene encoding peroxisomal 2,4-dienoyl-CoA reductase [(3E)-enoyl-CoA-producing] isoform X2, translating into MLCGTVLEVMSQLGFACQPPPDVDTDDCLPEYSYLFSPDILKGKVAFITGGSSGIGFRTAEILMRHGCHTIIASRNLQRLTEAAKKLSAATGQRCLPLTLDVRQPQMIMAAVDEALKEFERIDILVNNAAGNFLCPASALSFNAYKTVIEIDTLGTFNVSKVLYEKCLRDHGGVIVNISATLSYRGQALQVHAGTAKAAIDSMTKHLAVEWGPNGIRVNSLAPGPISGTEGHRRLVQPHPEAQNLFRNIPLQRVGNKTEIAHSVLYLASPLASYVSGTTLVVDGGAWMTSENNFPALLGIASHSAKL; encoded by the exons atgctttgcgg AACTGTCTTGGAAGTCATGTCCCAGCTAGGCTTTGCTTGCCAGCCTCCTCCTGATGTTGACACTGATGACTGTCTTCCGGAATACTCCTACCTCTTCAGTCCAGACATTCTCAA gggCAAAGTTGCATTCATCACTGGCGGCAGCTCCGGCATTGGATTCCGCACAGCTGAGATTCTGATGAG GCATGGCTGTCATACTATCATTGCCAGCAGGAACCTTCAGAGGCTAACAGAG gCTGCCAAGAAACTGTCAGCGGCCACTGGCCAGCGATGCCTGCCCCTCACTCTGGATGTCAGGCAGCCACAGATGATCATGGCAGCCGTGGATGAGGCTCTCAAGGAATTTGAGAGGATTGATATCCTTGTCAACA atgctgctggaaaCTTCCTGTGCCCAGCCAGTGCTCTGTCCTTCAATGCCTACAAAACCGTGATTGAGATCGACACCTTGGGAACATTCAACGTCTCCAAAGTGCTGTATGAGAAGTGTCTCCGT GACCATGGCGGAGTCATTGTCAATATCTCGGCAACCCTGAGCTACAGAGGTCAGGCTCTCCAGGTGCATGCGGGGACAGCTAAGGCAGCCATAG ATTCAATGACAAAACATCTGGCTGTGGAATGGGGTCCTAATGGAATCAGAGTGAATAGCTTGGCGCCAGGTCCTATTTCGGGTACAGAGGGTCACCGCCGCTTAG TTCAGCCTCACCCGGAAGCACAAAACCTCTTTCGGAATATCCCCCTCCAGCGGGTGGGGAACAAGACAGAGATTGCCCATAGCGTCCTGTACCTGGCCAGCCCCCTCGCCTCGTACGTGAGCGGCACAACCCTGGTGGTGGACGGCGGGGCCTGGATGACCTCCGAGAACAACTTCCCCGCACTGTTGGGTATTGCCTCACACTCTGCTAAGCTCTAG